Proteins co-encoded in one Pseudarthrobacter chlorophenolicus A6 genomic window:
- a CDS encoding tyrosine-protein phosphatase — protein sequence MEKAGGSMDWDGAVNAWHVAGGVYRMGRREWLTEAGWRQAYDDGIRTVVDLRNAAEARRRDTDPVVPAVALQGLALVSAPTEEANHEQFAALTGPYLNDPAYYADNARLFPDRIVGVFRALADAAGRGNVVLHCAAGRDRSGLVAAMVQDLAGDSDHQIAEGYRQAARGINERYRTHGPPHSRERYLADDELAPLLDQRGKAVVDFVRTLDSRGYLLKNGLSVAELDAVLSLCGASVAR from the coding sequence ATGGAGAAAGCGGGCGGGTCCATGGACTGGGATGGTGCTGTCAATGCCTGGCATGTTGCCGGCGGCGTGTACCGAATGGGCCGGCGGGAATGGCTCACGGAAGCCGGCTGGCGGCAGGCCTACGACGACGGCATCCGCACGGTAGTGGATCTCCGTAACGCGGCGGAAGCGCGGCGCCGGGACACCGATCCGGTGGTCCCCGCGGTGGCGTTGCAGGGCCTGGCACTGGTGTCGGCTCCCACGGAAGAGGCCAACCACGAGCAGTTTGCCGCGCTGACCGGCCCCTATCTGAACGACCCCGCCTACTACGCGGACAACGCCCGGCTGTTCCCGGACAGGATCGTGGGAGTCTTCCGCGCCCTCGCCGACGCCGCGGGCAGGGGGAACGTGGTGCTGCACTGCGCTGCCGGCCGCGACCGCAGCGGCCTGGTGGCGGCCATGGTGCAGGACCTTGCGGGGGACTCGGACCACCAGATCGCCGAGGGCTACCGGCAAGCAGCGCGCGGCATCAACGAGCGGTACCGCACCCATGGGCCGCCGCACAGCCGGGAACGCTACCTTGCCGACGACGAACTCGCACCGCTGCTGGATCAGCGCGGGAAAGCGGTGGTGGACTTCGTGCGGACCCTGGACAGCCGTGGCTACCTCCTGAAGAACGGACTCAGCGTCGCCGAACTCGACGCAGTGCTGTCCCTGTGCGGAGCGAGTGTGGCCCGATGA
- a CDS encoding SGNH/GDSL hydrolase family protein, with protein MGTTALRRRRTAFAAGLATLAMALGSTALPAGAAPPEKDVDLVAVGDSYTAGIGAGTTTLSSCTQTNGGYVNLLKALPIVDGNSTNAACAGAVIVDRASDIAPSVLEQIAALTASGTLSVRTELVAVTAGANDIDFTMPLKACAGSTLDDCAQAVQGVQARFPAMQADLVEALTAIRTAAPHATIAVFGYPLLFDPDGPPTLLSEDAQRLVNAGTLALNNAIAQATGAPRVKAKAAYIDVTKAFKAHAVNSAYPWINFNPADPFALQNFHPTAAGHQAYADALSEAVNLNKLARP; from the coding sequence ATGGGCACTACAGCATTACGACGGCGGCGCACGGCTTTCGCGGCAGGCCTCGCCACCCTGGCGATGGCACTTGGCTCCACGGCACTTCCTGCCGGAGCGGCGCCGCCGGAAAAGGATGTGGACCTCGTGGCGGTCGGTGACTCCTACACCGCCGGGATCGGGGCCGGGACCACCACACTTTCGTCTTGCACCCAGACCAACGGCGGGTACGTAAACCTGCTCAAAGCCCTGCCGATCGTGGACGGCAACAGCACGAACGCGGCATGCGCTGGGGCAGTCATCGTGGACAGGGCATCGGACATTGCACCCAGCGTGCTGGAGCAAATTGCCGCTCTGACCGCCTCCGGCACGCTGTCAGTCCGGACCGAACTGGTCGCCGTGACCGCGGGCGCGAACGACATTGACTTCACTATGCCGTTGAAGGCCTGCGCAGGATCAACGCTCGATGACTGTGCGCAGGCAGTACAGGGAGTGCAAGCCAGGTTTCCCGCCATGCAGGCCGATCTTGTGGAGGCCCTGACAGCAATTCGAACGGCAGCCCCGCACGCCACCATAGCTGTCTTCGGTTATCCGCTTCTCTTCGATCCCGACGGCCCGCCGACACTGCTGAGCGAGGACGCGCAAAGGCTGGTCAACGCAGGCACGCTGGCCCTCAATAACGCCATTGCCCAAGCCACGGGTGCCCCGAGGGTGAAGGCCAAAGCTGCCTACATCGACGTCACCAAAGCCTTTAAAGCACACGCGGTGAACTCAGCCTATCCGTGGATCAACTTCAACCCGGCAGATCCCTTTGCCCTGCAAAACTTCCATCCAACTGCTGCCGGCCACCAGGCTTACGCCGACGCACTGTCCGAAGCGGTGAACCTCAACAAGCTGGCACGGCCTTAG
- a CDS encoding GNAT family N-acetyltransferase, which translates to MTFLEPLTLTGRHVILEPLHPAHHDGLVQAAEDGELWKLWYTSVPSPAEMAGEIRRRLALQEQGSMLPFTTRLLDPETGGPGRVIGMTTYMNIDAATPRVEIGSTWNAASVQGTGTNPDSKLLLLRHAFETLGCPAVEFRTHWLNHQSREAIARLGAKQDGVLRSHSRTSDGLLRDTVVFSILEHEWPMVRAGLEYRLDRRG; encoded by the coding sequence GTGACTTTCCTTGAACCCCTTACCCTGACCGGCCGGCACGTAATCCTCGAGCCCCTCCACCCAGCCCACCACGACGGGCTGGTGCAGGCGGCCGAGGACGGCGAGCTGTGGAAGCTCTGGTACACCTCCGTGCCGTCTCCCGCGGAAATGGCGGGCGAGATCCGGCGCCGCCTCGCGTTGCAGGAACAGGGGTCCATGCTGCCGTTCACCACGCGGCTGCTCGACCCGGAAACCGGCGGCCCGGGCCGGGTCATCGGCATGACTACCTACATGAACATTGATGCCGCTACTCCCCGCGTGGAGATCGGTTCCACCTGGAACGCAGCGTCCGTCCAGGGCACCGGAACCAACCCGGACTCCAAACTCCTGCTGCTGCGGCATGCGTTCGAGACGCTGGGCTGCCCGGCCGTGGAGTTCCGCACGCACTGGCTGAACCACCAGTCCCGCGAGGCGATCGCCCGGCTGGGCGCCAAGCAGGACGGCGTCCTCCGCAGCCACTCCCGGACCAGCGACGGACTGCTGCGTGACACCGTGGTGTTCTCCATCCTGGAACACGAATGGCCCATGGTCCGCGCCGGGCTCGAATACCGGCTGGACCGGCGGGGGTAG
- a CDS encoding DUF6480 family protein: MSGTNPDPEDDKITGLEPGGGVPPGETPPGEGSVAGTQEPRQPGSGRGQQIFWIGAIGAGVLLFLLYFIGYIVGFFD, translated from the coding sequence GTGTCAGGAACCAATCCGGACCCGGAAGACGACAAGATCACCGGCCTGGAACCCGGCGGCGGAGTTCCGCCGGGCGAAACCCCGCCCGGGGAAGGCTCGGTGGCGGGCACGCAGGAACCCCGCCAGCCCGGTTCCGGGAGGGGCCAGCAGATTTTCTGGATCGGGGCCATCGGTGCAGGCGTGCTGCTGTTCCTGCTGTATTTCATCGGCTACATCGTCGGCTTCTTCGACTAG
- a CDS encoding 3-hydroxyacyl-CoA dehydrogenase family protein, protein MSNSELAAALPARIGVLGGGRMGAGIAHAFLVKGADVLVVERDEQSAEAARERVESAAAKSIERGVTDANLDEMASRLTVGVDYDAFKDRQLVVEAVPEDWDLKVSSLRGIEERLEPDAYLASNTSSLSVNGLAKELQRPANFLGLHFFNPVPASTLIEVVLGEQTSADLAGEARRWVAALGKTAVVVNDAPGFASSRLGVAIALEAMRMVEEGVASADDIDNAMVLGYKHPTGPLRTTDIVGLDVRLGIAEYLQSTLGDRFAPPQILRDKVARGELGRKTGKGFFDWS, encoded by the coding sequence ATGAGCAACTCCGAACTTGCTGCTGCCCTGCCCGCACGAATCGGTGTCCTGGGCGGTGGCCGCATGGGCGCCGGCATCGCCCACGCATTCCTGGTCAAGGGCGCTGACGTCCTGGTGGTGGAACGGGATGAACAGTCAGCCGAGGCTGCCCGGGAACGGGTGGAGTCCGCTGCTGCCAAGAGCATCGAGCGCGGTGTCACAGACGCGAACCTGGACGAGATGGCTTCCCGGCTCACCGTGGGTGTGGATTACGACGCCTTCAAGGACCGGCAACTGGTGGTCGAGGCCGTACCGGAGGACTGGGACCTGAAGGTCTCCTCGCTGCGGGGCATCGAAGAGCGCCTGGAACCGGACGCCTACCTGGCATCCAACACGTCATCGCTCTCCGTGAACGGGCTGGCAAAGGAACTGCAGCGGCCCGCAAACTTCCTGGGGCTGCACTTCTTCAATCCTGTGCCGGCGTCCACGCTCATCGAAGTGGTCCTGGGCGAGCAAACCTCCGCGGACCTGGCCGGGGAGGCGCGACGGTGGGTTGCGGCGCTCGGGAAGACCGCCGTCGTCGTCAATGACGCGCCAGGCTTCGCCTCCTCCCGGCTGGGCGTGGCAATCGCCCTGGAAGCGATGCGGATGGTGGAAGAGGGCGTGGCGTCGGCCGACGACATCGATAACGCCATGGTCCTCGGGTACAAGCACCCCACGGGTCCGCTGCGCACTACGGACATCGTGGGGCTGGACGTCCGGCTGGGCATCGCCGAATACCTGCAGTCCACCCTCGGTGACCGGTTCGCCCCGCCGCAGATCCTCCGCGACAAGGTGGCCCGCGGCGAACTAGGCCGCAAGACCGGCAAGGGCTTCTTCGACTGGAGCTGA
- a CDS encoding enoyl-CoA hydratase/isomerase family protein, producing the protein MPGAVDLAAEKFSALLVEEQGDRVVVLLNRPEVRNAIDQQMVDELHTVCAALEQNPKVLIIAGADGVFASGADIAQLRERRRDDALQGINSTIFVRIAKLPMPVIAAVDGYCLGGGAELAYAADFRIGTPDVRIGNPETGLGILAAAGASWRLKELVGEPVAKQILLAGKVLGADEALAVNLITEIHSTAGLLGAAHSLADRISRQDPLAVRITKSVFHAPADAHPLIDQLAQGILFESQAKFDRMQKFLDRNAAKKAASSDTADGK; encoded by the coding sequence ATGCCGGGCGCAGTTGACCTGGCGGCCGAGAAGTTCTCCGCGCTCCTGGTGGAGGAGCAGGGTGACCGCGTGGTGGTCCTGCTGAACCGCCCCGAGGTGCGGAACGCCATCGACCAGCAAATGGTGGATGAGCTGCACACCGTCTGTGCTGCGCTGGAGCAGAATCCCAAGGTGCTGATCATCGCCGGCGCGGACGGGGTGTTCGCCTCCGGCGCGGACATCGCCCAGCTTCGTGAGCGGCGGCGGGACGACGCCCTGCAGGGGATCAACTCCACCATTTTCGTGCGGATTGCCAAACTGCCCATGCCGGTCATCGCAGCCGTGGACGGGTACTGCCTGGGTGGCGGCGCGGAACTGGCGTATGCGGCCGACTTCCGGATCGGAACCCCGGACGTCCGGATCGGGAACCCGGAGACCGGGCTGGGGATCCTGGCCGCTGCCGGTGCCAGCTGGCGGCTCAAGGAACTGGTGGGGGAGCCGGTGGCCAAGCAGATCCTCCTCGCGGGCAAAGTGCTGGGCGCCGACGAGGCATTGGCCGTCAACCTCATCACGGAGATCCACAGCACCGCCGGGCTTCTGGGTGCCGCCCACAGCCTCGCGGACCGCATTTCCCGGCAAGACCCGCTCGCCGTCCGGATCACCAAGTCCGTGTTCCACGCCCCGGCAGACGCCCACCCACTGATCGACCAGCTGGCCCAGGGCATCCTCTTCGAATCGCAGGCCAAGTTCGACCGCATGCAGAAGTTCCTGGACCGCAACGCCGCCAAGAAGGCCGCATCCTCCGACACCGCTGACGGAAAGTAG
- a CDS encoding thiolase family protein, giving the protein MAASAGPQAFLVGGVRTPVGRYGGALSAVRPDDLAALVVREAVQRAGLDPDSIDEVILGNANGAGEENRNVARMAVLLAGLPLHIPGITVNRLCASGLSAIIQASHMIKAGAADIVIAGGVESMSRAPWVQEKPSAAFAKPGQIFDTSIGWRFTNPQFQHGALSRDGKMTYSMPETAEEVARVDAISRDDADAFAVRSHERALAAIEAGRFKDEIVPVTVKTRKAETVVDTDEGPRAGTTADVLAKLRPVTHGGSVVTAGNSSSLNDGASAIIIASESAIERLGLTPRARIIDGASAGCEPEIMGIGPVPATQKVLKRSGLSVGDLAAVELNEAFATQSLACIRRLGLDPEIVNNDGGAIALGHPLGSSGSRIAITLLGRMEREDAKVGLATMCIGVGQGTAMLLEKI; this is encoded by the coding sequence ATGGCTGCAAGCGCAGGTCCGCAGGCTTTCCTGGTAGGCGGGGTCCGGACTCCGGTGGGCAGGTACGGAGGTGCCCTCTCCGCGGTCCGCCCCGATGACCTGGCCGCGCTGGTGGTCCGTGAAGCCGTGCAGCGCGCCGGGCTGGACCCGGACAGCATCGACGAGGTGATCCTTGGCAACGCGAACGGCGCAGGTGAGGAGAACCGGAACGTCGCGCGCATGGCCGTCCTCCTGGCCGGGTTGCCGCTGCACATCCCCGGAATCACCGTCAACAGGCTTTGCGCGTCCGGGTTGAGCGCCATCATCCAGGCCAGCCACATGATCAAGGCCGGCGCAGCGGACATCGTGATCGCCGGCGGCGTCGAGTCGATGAGCCGGGCGCCGTGGGTGCAGGAGAAGCCGAGTGCCGCCTTCGCCAAGCCCGGCCAGATTTTCGACACCTCCATCGGGTGGCGTTTCACCAACCCCCAGTTCCAGCACGGCGCACTCTCCCGGGATGGGAAGATGACGTACTCCATGCCCGAAACCGCGGAGGAAGTGGCACGGGTTGACGCTATCTCCCGTGACGACGCCGACGCCTTTGCCGTCCGCTCGCACGAACGGGCGCTCGCCGCCATCGAAGCCGGCCGGTTCAAGGACGAGATCGTCCCGGTCACCGTCAAGACCCGCAAGGCCGAAACCGTGGTGGACACAGACGAAGGTCCCCGGGCCGGCACCACCGCAGACGTACTGGCCAAGCTCAGGCCAGTGACGCACGGCGGATCGGTGGTCACGGCCGGGAACTCCTCGTCGCTGAACGACGGCGCCTCCGCGATCATCATCGCGTCCGAATCCGCCATCGAACGACTCGGCCTGACGCCGCGTGCCCGGATTATCGATGGTGCGTCAGCGGGGTGCGAGCCCGAGATCATGGGCATCGGCCCGGTCCCGGCCACGCAGAAGGTGCTGAAGCGGTCCGGGCTGAGCGTCGGTGACCTCGCCGCCGTCGAACTCAACGAAGCCTTCGCCACGCAATCCCTCGCCTGCATCCGCCGGCTGGGCCTTGACCCGGAGATCGTGAACAACGACGGCGGCGCCATCGCTTTAGGCCATCCGCTCGGTTCCAGCGGCTCCCGGATCGCCATCACGCTGCTTGGCCGGATGGAACGCGAGGACGCCAAGGTGGGCCTCGCCACCATGTGCATCGGTGTGGGGCAGGGCACGGCCATGCTGCTGGAGAAGATCTGA
- a CDS encoding pentapeptide repeat-containing protein, with protein MSGSGTRRPKAAVTAPRLSPVRLEDLEDRSLDFRRGGRHEGARYSRLDADGLELSGADFSECELQGVSFNEAQLRGAGFRDTVITELYAPVFRAARSTWRDVEMSNPRLGSAELYESGWQSVRIEGGKLDYLNLRGAKLTDVVIADCIINELDLGSAAATRVALKGCTIGALDLTGAKLKDFDLRGADFRSVSGIGNLAGVVIDEYQLGLLAPLLAAHLGVTVQ; from the coding sequence GTGAGCGGGTCCGGAACCAGGCGGCCCAAGGCTGCCGTCACGGCCCCGCGGCTTTCGCCGGTCCGGCTTGAGGACCTTGAGGACCGCAGCCTGGACTTCCGGCGCGGCGGGCGCCATGAGGGTGCCCGCTACAGCCGCCTGGACGCGGACGGGCTGGAACTTTCCGGTGCCGACTTCTCTGAGTGCGAACTCCAGGGGGTCTCCTTCAATGAAGCCCAACTCCGGGGCGCCGGATTCCGCGACACCGTCATCACCGAGTTGTATGCCCCTGTTTTCCGGGCCGCCCGCAGCACCTGGCGGGACGTCGAGATGAGCAATCCCCGGCTCGGTTCGGCCGAACTCTACGAATCAGGGTGGCAGTCCGTACGGATCGAAGGCGGCAAGCTGGACTACCTGAACCTCCGCGGGGCGAAGCTCACGGATGTGGTGATTGCCGACTGCATCATCAACGAACTGGACCTCGGATCGGCAGCAGCAACCAGGGTGGCCCTGAAAGGCTGCACCATCGGCGCGCTGGACCTCACCGGCGCTAAGCTCAAGGACTTCGACCTCCGCGGCGCCGACTTCCGCAGCGTCAGCGGCATTGGCAACCTGGCCGGCGTCGTGATCGACGAATACCAGCTGGGACTGCTGGCGCCGCTCCTGGCTGCGCACCTTGGCGTGACCGTCCAGTAA
- a CDS encoding SRPBCC family protein, with protein sequence MDQSLSLTQHIHASPERVWAVITDIRNAPGTLSGVEAVQLLTDGSYGEGTRWRETRKMFGRSETVEVWVDSAEPPRSTTIRAAQGGADYSTRFSLANRDGGTDLTLTFGATMSKPTAAGRVLAAVFGRLGMAASRKALAKDLADIAAKAESAR encoded by the coding sequence ATGGACCAAAGCCTCAGCCTGACCCAGCACATCCATGCCTCGCCGGAAAGGGTGTGGGCTGTGATTACGGATATCCGGAACGCGCCCGGGACGCTGTCCGGAGTGGAAGCGGTGCAGCTCCTGACGGACGGTTCCTACGGCGAGGGCACCCGCTGGAGGGAAACACGGAAGATGTTCGGCAGGTCCGAAACCGTGGAGGTGTGGGTGGACAGCGCGGAACCGCCCCGCTCCACCACCATTAGGGCCGCTCAGGGCGGGGCGGATTACAGCACCAGGTTCAGCCTGGCCAACCGCGACGGCGGAACGGACCTGACGCTGACCTTTGGTGCCACAATGTCGAAGCCCACGGCGGCCGGCCGGGTCCTCGCCGCCGTGTTCGGCAGGCTGGGCATGGCGGCAAGCCGCAAGGCACTTGCCAAGGACCTGGCGGATATCGCGGCCAAAGCGGAATCCGCCCGGTGA
- a CDS encoding CsbD family protein: MGLGDKISNAAEDMGGKAKEAAGNATDNDRLKAEGQADQVKADAKKVGENVKDEFKRN; the protein is encoded by the coding sequence ATGGGCCTCGGAGACAAGATCAGTAACGCAGCAGAAGATATGGGCGGCAAGGCCAAGGAAGCTGCTGGCAACGCAACCGACAACGACCGCCTGAAGGCAGAAGGCCAGGCCGACCAGGTCAAGGCTGATGCCAAGAAGGTCGGCGAAAATGTCAAGGACGAGTTCAAGCGCAACTAG
- a CDS encoding DNA polymerase IV — MDEPWVLHVDLDQFIAAVEVLRRPELAGKPVIVGGRGDPTERAVVSTASYEARAFGVGSGMPLRIAARNVPDAVILPVDQEAYLQASGEVMGVLRSRPGAVVQVLGWDEAFVGVQSSDPEAYAGQLQQAVLEATRLHCSVGIGDTLVRAKVATTFGKPAGVFRLTAENWLDVMGNRPTIDLWGVGTKVSRRLATLGITTVAELAAVDPDFLVPEFGPKMGPWYAQLGRGDGSSVVDDTPWVARGHSRETTFQHDLTEPAQVDEAVRELVAAVLDDVAAEGRPVVGLTLKVRYAPFNTKTFARRIPETADPEEVLTRALDLRGKIEPDRPIRLLGLRAEMTMPDESRQGHTPTRSGW; from the coding sequence GTGGACGAACCCTGGGTGCTGCATGTGGATCTGGACCAGTTCATCGCGGCCGTGGAAGTGCTCCGCCGCCCCGAGCTTGCCGGCAAGCCCGTGATCGTGGGTGGCCGTGGCGATCCCACCGAACGCGCCGTCGTCTCCACCGCTTCCTACGAAGCCCGGGCCTTCGGCGTCGGATCCGGGATGCCGCTGCGCATCGCCGCGCGGAACGTCCCCGACGCCGTCATTTTGCCTGTGGACCAGGAGGCCTACCTCCAGGCTTCGGGGGAGGTGATGGGCGTGCTGCGCTCCCGGCCCGGCGCCGTTGTCCAGGTGCTCGGCTGGGACGAAGCGTTCGTCGGCGTGCAGTCCAGTGACCCCGAGGCCTACGCCGGTCAACTGCAGCAAGCGGTACTTGAGGCCACCAGGCTGCACTGCAGCGTGGGCATCGGTGACACTCTGGTCCGCGCCAAGGTGGCCACAACCTTCGGCAAGCCGGCCGGTGTTTTCCGGCTCACGGCGGAGAACTGGCTGGATGTCATGGGCAACCGGCCCACCATCGACCTGTGGGGAGTGGGAACCAAGGTGTCCCGCCGGCTGGCGACGCTGGGGATCACCACTGTTGCCGAGCTGGCAGCGGTGGATCCGGACTTCCTTGTCCCCGAGTTCGGTCCCAAGATGGGGCCCTGGTACGCGCAGCTCGGGCGGGGCGACGGTTCCTCGGTGGTGGATGACACCCCGTGGGTGGCGCGGGGCCACAGCCGGGAGACCACTTTCCAGCACGACCTCACCGAACCGGCGCAGGTGGATGAAGCTGTCCGGGAACTGGTGGCAGCGGTCCTGGATGACGTTGCCGCTGAAGGGCGTCCGGTGGTCGGGCTGACGCTCAAGGTCCGGTACGCCCCGTTCAACACCAAAACCTTTGCCCGCAGGATTCCCGAAACGGCGGACCCCGAGGAGGTACTGACCCGCGCCCTCGACCTCAGGGGGAAGATTGAACCGGACCGGCCCATCCGGTTGCTGGGGTTGCGGGCCGAGATGACCATGCCGGACGAGTCCAGGCAGGGGCATACGCCAACCCGCAGCGGCTGGTGA
- a CDS encoding dienelactone hydrolase family protein has product MTNVDLSTESMAAGGSPSLGGYLAVPEGEGPFPGVVVIHEAFGLDDQTRRHADRLALAGYLALALDLYSDVGARRCLVGTMRAMAARTGRPFTDIATARTWLANSDLSNGRTGVIGFCMGGGFALLAARDGFQAASVNYGRLPKEQEDLVEALRGACPIVANYGGADRSLKGAAARLDSALDQLGIEHSVKEFPGAGHSFLNDEEMGPALLRPLMRVMGVGPDPESAPEAWRRIEDYFARYLKD; this is encoded by the coding sequence ATGACGAACGTGGACCTGAGCACCGAGAGCATGGCCGCCGGCGGATCGCCTTCCCTGGGCGGCTACCTGGCTGTACCCGAGGGCGAGGGGCCATTTCCCGGCGTCGTGGTAATTCATGAAGCGTTCGGCCTGGATGACCAGACCCGCCGGCACGCGGACCGGCTGGCCCTGGCCGGCTACCTTGCCCTGGCGCTGGACCTGTACAGCGACGTCGGGGCGCGGCGGTGCCTTGTGGGAACCATGCGCGCCATGGCGGCACGCACGGGCCGGCCTTTCACCGACATCGCCACGGCCCGCACCTGGCTCGCAAACTCGGACCTCAGCAATGGCCGGACCGGGGTGATCGGCTTCTGCATGGGCGGCGGGTTCGCCCTGCTGGCGGCCAGGGACGGGTTCCAGGCAGCGTCGGTCAACTACGGACGGCTCCCCAAGGAGCAAGAGGACCTTGTGGAAGCCCTGCGTGGCGCCTGCCCCATCGTGGCCAACTACGGCGGCGCGGACAGGTCCCTGAAAGGAGCGGCAGCGCGGCTCGATTCCGCCCTCGACCAGCTGGGCATCGAGCACAGCGTGAAGGAATTCCCCGGCGCCGGCCACAGCTTCCTCAATGACGAAGAGATGGGCCCGGCACTCCTGCGGCCCCTGATGCGCGTCATGGGTGTGGGCCCCGATCCGGAATCCGCCCCGGAGGCATGGCGGCGGATTGAGGACTACTTCGCGCGGTACCTGAAGGACTGA
- a CDS encoding amino acid permease: MPQSTPPEIKNSTAASTAVDPSLSAEGYSKTLGRRHVTMIAMGGAIGVGLFMGAGGRLASTGPALIFSYAIAGVIAYLLMRALGELIMYRQTSGSFVSYAGEMFGRKGAYLSGWMYFINWAMTGIAELIAIGLYFQFFFPNVPVELSAIAALVLLVAVNLFSVKAFGEFEFWASCLKVAAIVIFLAVGTFMVVTNAKVGDGNASVANLFHDEGGMFPKGALVMILVLNAVIFAYNAIELVGITAGEMQNPEREVPKAIRAVVFRIVVFYVGSVSLLAMLLPSDQYVAGTSPFVTVFGQMGLGWMGDVMNMIVITAALSSCNSGLYSIGRIFRTMANNGHAPQWLTRMSTRRVPYMAILAIGAVYLVGILLNIWLGGSHAFDLALNTASIGVIFTWGSIFASQIALRKKKGSVSTLPMPGSPWTSWAGLIALLAITVLIGFDTMTSKDGEVFYLGLWTLATIPFFAVVLWLGWQKVKNNAPKSELFS, encoded by the coding sequence GTGCCTCAAAGTACCCCGCCCGAAATCAAGAACAGCACGGCAGCATCCACCGCCGTCGACCCGTCCCTCAGCGCCGAGGGCTACAGCAAAACGCTGGGCAGGCGCCACGTCACCATGATCGCCATGGGCGGCGCCATCGGCGTCGGCCTCTTCATGGGAGCCGGCGGGCGCCTCGCCTCCACCGGCCCGGCCCTCATCTTCTCCTACGCCATCGCCGGCGTCATCGCCTACCTGCTGATGCGGGCACTGGGCGAACTCATCATGTACCGCCAGACCTCCGGCTCGTTCGTCAGCTACGCCGGTGAGATGTTCGGCCGCAAGGGCGCGTACCTGTCCGGCTGGATGTACTTCATCAACTGGGCCATGACCGGCATCGCCGAGCTCATCGCGATCGGCCTTTACTTCCAGTTCTTCTTCCCCAACGTCCCCGTTGAACTCTCCGCCATCGCAGCGCTGGTGCTGCTGGTGGCCGTGAACCTCTTCAGCGTCAAGGCCTTCGGTGAATTCGAATTCTGGGCCTCCTGCCTCAAGGTGGCCGCGATTGTCATCTTCCTGGCCGTGGGCACCTTCATGGTGGTCACCAACGCCAAGGTGGGCGACGGAAACGCATCAGTGGCCAACCTCTTCCACGACGAGGGCGGCATGTTCCCCAAGGGTGCGCTGGTCATGATCCTCGTGCTGAACGCCGTGATCTTCGCCTACAACGCCATCGAACTGGTGGGCATCACCGCCGGCGAGATGCAGAACCCGGAACGCGAAGTCCCCAAGGCGATCCGCGCCGTCGTCTTCCGCATCGTGGTGTTCTACGTCGGGTCCGTGTCCCTGCTGGCCATGCTGCTTCCCTCGGACCAGTACGTGGCCGGGACCTCCCCGTTCGTCACCGTCTTCGGCCAGATGGGCCTTGGCTGGATGGGTGACGTCATGAACATGATCGTGATTACCGCAGCCCTGTCTTCCTGCAATTCGGGCCTCTACTCGATCGGCCGCATTTTCCGCACCATGGCCAACAACGGCCACGCGCCGCAGTGGCTGACCCGCATGTCCACCCGCAGGGTCCCGTACATGGCCATCCTCGCCATCGGCGCCGTCTACCTGGTGGGCATCCTGCTGAACATCTGGCTGGGCGGTTCGCATGCGTTCGATCTCGCCCTGAACACCGCCTCCATCGGCGTGATCTTCACCTGGGGCTCCATCTTCGCCAGCCAGATCGCGCTGCGGAAGAAGAAGGGCAGCGTGTCCACCCTGCCCATGCCCGGCTCGCCGTGGACCAGCTGGGCCGGCCTCATCGCCCTGCTCGCCATCACCGTCCTCATCGGCTTTGACACCATGACCAGCAAGGACGGCGAAGTGTTCTACCTCGGCCTGTGGACCCTCGCCACCATCCCGTTCTTCGCCGTGGTCCTCTGGCTGGGCTGGCAGAAGGTCAAGAACAACGCGCCCAAGAGCGAGCTCTTCAGCTAG